In the Staphylococcus condimenti genome, one interval contains:
- a CDS encoding aminoacyltransferase has product MKFTELTVKEYDNFVQNPSLESHYFQTKENIGTREADGFEVVLLGIKDDDNQVIAASLFSKIPTMGSYVYYSNRGPVMDYSDLGLVEFYLRELEKYLRQHQCLYVKMDPYWIYQIYDKDVNPFPSRQQNDAIVNLFKAHGYQHHGFTTQYDTSSQVRWMGVLDLKDQTPASIKKKFDSQRKRNINKAINHGVKVKFLGPDELVRFFKLYRETEERAGFVSKTDDYFKNFIEHYGDKVLVPLAYIDLDEYIKTLQEGLNDKESRRDQMMSKENKSDKQLKKISELDKQIDHDQKEMLKASELRQTDGAILDLAAGVYFTNAYEVNYFSGGSSEKYNQYMGPYMMHWYMINYCFEHGYERYNFYGLSGDFTENSEDYGVYRFKRGFNVQIEELIGDFYKPIQKVKYWIFTTLDKVRKKIKK; this is encoded by the coding sequence ATGAAATTTACAGAGTTGACAGTTAAAGAATACGACAATTTTGTTCAAAATCCATCACTCGAAAGCCACTATTTCCAAACTAAAGAGAATATAGGGACGCGTGAAGCTGACGGTTTTGAAGTGGTGTTATTAGGGATTAAGGATGATGACAACCAAGTAATCGCAGCAAGTTTATTCTCTAAAATTCCGACTATGGGAAGTTATGTTTATTATTCAAATCGTGGACCGGTCATGGATTATAGTGATTTAGGTTTAGTAGAATTTTATTTGCGTGAGTTAGAAAAATACTTGCGCCAACACCAATGCCTATATGTGAAGATGGATCCGTATTGGATTTATCAAATCTATGACAAAGATGTTAATCCTTTCCCAAGCCGACAACAAAATGATGCGATTGTAAACTTATTTAAAGCGCATGGTTATCAACACCATGGTTTTACAACACAATATGATACATCAAGCCAAGTGCGTTGGATGGGTGTATTGGACTTAAAAGATCAAACACCTGCATCTATTAAAAAGAAATTTGATAGCCAACGTAAACGTAATATCAATAAAGCTATTAATCATGGAGTTAAAGTGAAATTCCTTGGTCCAGACGAGTTAGTTCGTTTCTTCAAATTGTATCGTGAAACAGAAGAACGCGCAGGATTCGTATCAAAAACAGATGACTATTTCAAAAACTTTATTGAACATTACGGTGATAAAGTTTTAGTACCTTTAGCTTATATTGATTTAGATGAATACATCAAAACATTGCAAGAAGGGCTTAACGATAAAGAAAGCCGACGCGACCAAATGATGTCAAAAGAAAATAAATCAGATAAACAATTGAAGAAAATATCTGAACTTGATAAACAAATTGATCATGACCAAAAAGAAATGCTTAAAGCAAGCGAATTACGCCAAACTGATGGTGCTATACTTGATTTAGCAGCAGGTGTTTACTTCACAAATGCTTATGAAGTTAACTATTTCTCAGGCGGATCTTCTGAAAAATACAATCAATATATGGGTCCTTATATGATGCATTGGTATATGATTAACTATTGTTTCGAACACGGGTATGAAAGATATAACTTCTATGGCTTATCAGGCGACTTCACTGAAAACAGTGAAGACTATGGCGTTTATCGATTTAAACGAGGATTTAATGTACAAATAGAAGAGTTAATCGGGGATTTCTATAAACCGATCCAAAAAGTAAAATATTGGATATTCACAACATTAGATAAAGTTAGAAAGAAAATCAAAAAGTAA
- a CDS encoding aminoacyltransferase: MKFTNLTTAEFGAFTDQMPYSHFTQMVGNYELKVAEGTETHLVGVKDNNDNVIAACLLTAVPVMKFFKYFYSNRGPVIDYENKELVHYFFRELKAYVKQYNALYMRVDPYLPYQYRNHDGEITGNAGNDWIFDKMEELGYHHEGFTTGFDPIIQIRFHSVLDLKDKSPQDVLKGMDSLRKRNTKKVKRNGVKVRFLGEEDMDIFRGFMEDTAEAKDFDDREDAFYYHRLKHYKDRVLVPMAYIDFDEYLKELGTEQDNLEKEINKAVKDLNKNPDNQKAAKKKENLEKQLEAHHQKVAEARDLQQKHGNELPISAGFFIINPFEVVYYAGGTANEFRHFAGSYAVQWEMINYAIEHGIDRYNFYGISGHFTDDAEDAGVVKFKKGFNADVIEYVGDFIAPINKPMYKLYTTLKKIKDR; encoded by the coding sequence ATGAAGTTTACCAATTTAACTACAGCTGAATTCGGAGCATTTACAGATCAAATGCCATACAGCCATTTTACACAAATGGTTGGTAATTATGAGTTGAAAGTTGCTGAAGGAACTGAGACACACCTTGTAGGCGTGAAAGATAACAATGACAACGTTATTGCAGCATGTTTACTCACAGCTGTACCAGTGATGAAATTCTTTAAATATTTCTACTCAAATAGAGGACCTGTTATTGATTACGAAAATAAAGAACTGGTTCACTATTTCTTTAGAGAATTAAAAGCTTACGTTAAGCAATATAATGCATTATATATGCGTGTTGATCCATATTTACCTTACCAATACCGTAATCATGATGGTGAAATTACTGGTAATGCAGGTAATGATTGGATTTTTGATAAAATGGAAGAGTTAGGCTATCATCATGAAGGATTTACAACAGGTTTTGACCCAATTATCCAAATTCGTTTTCATTCAGTTTTAGACTTAAAAGATAAATCGCCACAAGATGTATTGAAAGGCATGGATAGTCTACGTAAACGAAATACGAAAAAAGTAAAACGTAATGGCGTTAAAGTCCGCTTCTTGGGCGAAGAAGATATGGATATTTTCCGTGGATTCATGGAAGATACAGCAGAAGCTAAAGATTTTGATGACCGTGAAGATGCCTTTTATTATCATAGATTAAAACATTATAAAGATCGTGTACTAGTACCGATGGCTTATATTGATTTCGATGAATACTTGAAAGAATTGGGAACTGAGCAAGATAATTTAGAAAAAGAAATTAATAAAGCTGTTAAAGACCTTAACAAAAATCCAGATAATCAAAAAGCGGCTAAAAAGAAAGAAAATCTAGAAAAACAATTAGAAGCACATCATCAAAAAGTCGCAGAAGCCAGAGACTTACAGCAAAAACATGGTAATGAACTTCCGATTTCAGCTGGGTTCTTTATTATTAATCCATTTGAAGTTGTGTATTATGCTGGCGGTACTGCAAATGAATTCCGTCATTTTGCAGGCAGTTATGCGGTACAATGGGAAATGATCAATTATGCAATTGAGCACGGTATCGATCGTTACAATTTCTATGGAATCAGCGGTCATTTCACAGATGATGCAGAAGATGCTGGTGTAGTTAAATTTAAAAAAGGTTTTAACGCAGATGTGATTGAGTATGTTGGAGACTTTATTGCACCTATCAATAAACCAATGTATAAACTCTATACAACTTTGAAAAAAATCAAAGATAGATAA
- the trpA gene encoding tryptophan synthase subunit alpha: protein MSKLFIPYIMGNKDFISNLKVLSEEGADIVEIGLPFSDPVADGPTIMEAGNKAIEEGMNAHKILQELKAHKEELKDTKYVLMTYYNIILHYGEEQFIKDCEAAGVYGLIIPDLPFELGEQLKERFKESSVKIISLIAMTASDDRIQKIAQHADGFIYTVTMNATTGENGQFHPELQSKIEYIQENADVPVVAGFGIRNPEQVSTLSEFTDGIVIGSEIVKRFANDSETSIRQYLQSIRRALDETKAAANS, encoded by the coding sequence ATGAGTAAATTATTCATTCCTTATATCATGGGCAACAAAGATTTTATTTCTAATTTGAAAGTATTAAGTGAAGAAGGGGCAGATATTGTAGAAATCGGCTTGCCATTCTCTGATCCGGTTGCTGATGGCCCTACTATTATGGAAGCAGGGAATAAAGCAATTGAAGAAGGTATGAATGCACACAAGATTTTACAAGAGTTAAAAGCACATAAAGAAGAATTAAAAGATACGAAATATGTACTGATGACATATTATAATATCATTTTGCACTATGGTGAAGAACAATTCATCAAAGATTGTGAAGCAGCAGGTGTGTATGGTTTAATCATTCCTGACCTGCCATTTGAATTAGGAGAACAATTGAAAGAACGTTTTAAAGAAAGCAGTGTTAAAATCATTTCATTGATTGCAATGACCGCTTCTGATGACCGTATTCAAAAGATTGCACAACATGCAGACGGCTTCATCTATACCGTTACAATGAATGCAACAACTGGAGAAAATGGTCAATTCCATCCAGAACTGCAAAGCAAAATTGAATATATTCAAGAAAATGCCGATGTACCTGTAGTAGCTGGATTTGGAATCAGAAATCCAGAACAAGTATCAACATTATCTGAATTTACAGATGGTATCGTCATCGGCAGTGAAATTGTAAAACGTTTTGCAAATGACAGCGAAACTTCAATTCGTCAATATTTACAAAGCATTCGTCGTGCATTAGATGAAACGAAAGCAGCAGCAAATTCATAA
- the trpB gene encoding tryptophan synthase subunit beta — protein MTKDTKQPIQTEVDELGFFGEYGGRYVPETLMPAIQELRQAYEEAKDDPAFQEELAGYLKDYVGRATPLTYADSYTKQLGGAKIYLKREDLNHTGAHKINNALGQALLAKRMGKKKLVAETGAGQHGVASATVAALFDMELVVFMGEEDIQRQALNVFRMELLGAKVVSVTDGQGTLSDAVNKALQYWVSHVEDTHYLLGSALGPDPFPTMVRDFQSVIGSEIKEQLQEKEGRLPDAVVACVGGGSNSIGTFYPFVEDESVKLYGVEAAGDGEDTDKHALAIGKGSVGVLHGTKMYLLQNEEGQIGLAHSISAGLDYPGIGPEHSYYSDIGRAEYPNASDDEAMEALVRFTKAEGIIPAIESAHALSYVEKLAPTMDKDEIIVVTVSGRGDKDMDTIRKYMKERGADNE, from the coding sequence ATGACAAAAGACACAAAACAACCCATTCAAACAGAAGTTGATGAATTAGGATTTTTCGGAGAATACGGTGGACGTTATGTTCCTGAAACGTTAATGCCAGCTATTCAAGAATTAAGACAAGCTTATGAAGAAGCTAAAGATGATCCAGCATTCCAAGAAGAATTAGCAGGTTACTTAAAAGACTATGTAGGACGTGCTACTCCGCTTACTTATGCTGATTCATACACAAAACAACTTGGCGGCGCTAAAATTTATTTAAAACGTGAAGATCTGAACCATACAGGTGCACATAAAATCAATAATGCGTTAGGACAAGCATTACTTGCTAAACGAATGGGCAAAAAGAAATTAGTTGCTGAAACTGGTGCCGGGCAACATGGAGTTGCGAGTGCTACAGTAGCTGCATTATTTGATATGGAACTTGTTGTATTTATGGGAGAAGAAGATATTCAACGACAAGCATTGAATGTTTTCAGAATGGAATTATTAGGCGCAAAAGTAGTATCAGTCACTGATGGTCAAGGTACGTTATCAGATGCTGTAAACAAGGCGCTGCAATATTGGGTCAGTCATGTTGAAGACACTCACTATTTATTAGGATCAGCATTAGGACCAGATCCATTCCCAACTATGGTGCGTGATTTCCAAAGTGTTATCGGCAGTGAAATCAAAGAACAATTACAAGAAAAAGAAGGGCGTTTACCAGATGCGGTTGTAGCATGTGTAGGCGGCGGTTCTAATTCAATCGGTACATTCTATCCATTTGTTGAAGATGAAAGTGTTAAATTATACGGCGTAGAAGCAGCAGGTGATGGTGAAGATACAGACAAGCATGCACTTGCCATCGGTAAAGGTTCTGTAGGTGTATTGCATGGTACTAAGATGTATCTTTTACAAAATGAAGAAGGACAAATTGGTCTTGCACATTCTATCTCTGCAGGATTAGATTATCCTGGTATCGGACCTGAACATAGCTATTACAGTGATATCGGCCGTGCTGAATATCCAAATGCTTCTGATGATGAAGCGATGGAAGCATTAGTACGCTTCACAAAAGCAGAAGGTATCATCCCAGCTATTGAAAGTGCACACGCATTAAGTTATGTAGAAAAATTAGCGCCGACGATGGATAAAGATGAAATTATCGTTGTAACAGTTTCTGGGCGTGGAGATAAAGATATGGATACTATCAGAAAATATATGAAAGAAAGAGGTGCTGATAATGAGTAA
- a CDS encoding phosphoribosylanthranilate isomerase: MFLKYCGFQTQDDIKYAADQQIDAIGFIHYPKSKRHQSIDEIEILSNLVPDTIYRVAVVVNPADDIINQLLSRTNINAIQFHGDEDRVMLRWCKNKYPDVKIIKALPADDAISERIQYYKKDTDLFIIDTPSIHYGGTGQSFDWRILEEIKDVPYLVAGGMTKKKIQEFEALHLNATGYDIASGIETDGTKDPVKMKEISEYIKGEKQI, from the coding sequence ATGTTCTTAAAATATTGCGGCTTTCAAACACAAGATGACATTAAATACGCAGCCGATCAACAAATAGATGCCATAGGATTTATTCATTATCCTAAAAGTAAAAGGCATCAATCTATCGATGAAATCGAAATACTTAGTAATTTAGTGCCAGACACTATTTATAGAGTGGCAGTTGTAGTAAATCCCGCTGACGATATTATAAATCAATTGCTGAGCAGAACGAATATTAATGCAATCCAGTTTCATGGTGATGAAGATAGGGTGATGCTGCGATGGTGTAAAAATAAATACCCTGATGTCAAAATCATCAAAGCATTGCCTGCTGATGATGCTATATCAGAGCGTATACAGTATTATAAAAAAGATACAGATTTATTTATTATCGACACGCCTTCGATTCATTACGGTGGTACGGGACAATCATTTGATTGGCGGATTTTAGAAGAAATAAAAGATGTTCCGTATTTAGTTGCTGGCGGTATGACAAAGAAGAAAATCCAAGAATTTGAAGCATTGCATTTGAATGCTACAGGTTATGATATTGCAAGCGGAATCGAAACAGATGGAACTAAAGATCCGGTGAAAATGAAAGAAATCTCAGAATATATAAAAGGAGAGAAACAAATATGA
- the trpC gene encoding indole-3-glycerol phosphate synthase TrpC, giving the protein MTILDDIVAYKKELLEDGYYDDLLRSLPYTDVRYKKKLSTRLAERERLSVIAEIKSKSPSVPVLPNRDLTKQVKEYEEYGAQAISVLTDEYYFGGSYERLNKLTKETDLPVLCKDFMIEPIQIDVAYKAGASVILLIVNILTDDQMHELYQYAKSLGLDVLVEVHSKQELRRAYDLHPEIIGVNNRDLTRFVTKVEHTNEILENKRKGYYYISESGIHNKEDVEKIVGSGIDGILVGESLMKCDNLAEFLPSLQLKKE; this is encoded by the coding sequence ATGACCATATTGGATGATATTGTCGCATATAAAAAAGAATTACTTGAAGATGGCTATTATGATGACTTATTAAGAAGTTTGCCATATACAGATGTCAGATATAAGAAAAAATTAAGCACACGATTAGCAGAAAGAGAACGATTGTCGGTTATTGCGGAAATTAAATCTAAAAGCCCTTCAGTTCCTGTTTTACCTAATCGAGATTTAACAAAGCAGGTCAAAGAATATGAAGAATATGGCGCTCAAGCTATTTCAGTGCTGACAGATGAATATTACTTTGGCGGAAGTTATGAGAGATTAAACAAACTTACTAAAGAAACAGATTTACCAGTGCTGTGCAAAGACTTTATGATTGAACCGATTCAAATTGATGTTGCGTATAAAGCAGGTGCTTCAGTCATATTGCTTATCGTTAATATTTTAACCGATGATCAAATGCATGAATTATATCAATATGCTAAATCTTTAGGGTTAGATGTATTAGTTGAGGTGCACAGCAAACAAGAATTACGTCGTGCATACGATTTACATCCTGAAATAATTGGCGTTAACAATCGTGACTTAACACGATTTGTAACGAAAGTCGAACATACCAATGAAATCCTAGAAAATAAACGTAAAGGATACTACTACATTTCAGAAAGCGGCATTCATAATAAAGAAGATGTCGAAAAAATTGTAGGTTCAGGAATTGACGGTATATTAGTCGGAGAATCATTGATGAAATGTGATAACCTTGCTGAATTTTTACCGAGCTTGCAATTAAAAAAGGAGTGA
- the trpD gene encoding anthranilate phosphoribosyltransferase produces MTLIQKIQQQNNLTQQDINEFIQTLINPDIANEEKAALLAEYTNRPLNQVEVTYLVQAMIQTMYPVQPVYPEAMCVCGTGGDKSNSFNISTTVSFVVAAANVNVLKHGNKSITSASGSSDLLNKMGIAATLVPNVEEKMNQTGLAFLNATDTYPVMKHIQPIRKMMDGPTIFNILGPMIHPYQLDYQVVGVYNPDFVKTMAETLYDLKRKRAIVLHGANGMDEATLSGDNLIYEVNQETGVTSYYLNAEDVGLKPAENETLRGGTPAENLEITLDILTGKDHSSKRDVVVLNAGIALYVSEKAESIKEGVALAQQLIDDGKAFEQYKKTGGQVYDHIG; encoded by the coding sequence ATGACACTCATTCAAAAAATTCAACAACAAAACAACTTAACACAGCAGGACATTAATGAATTTATCCAAACACTGATAAACCCTGATATTGCAAATGAGGAAAAAGCTGCACTATTAGCAGAATATACAAATCGCCCATTAAATCAAGTTGAAGTGACATATTTAGTTCAAGCTATGATTCAAACGATGTATCCAGTTCAACCGGTTTATCCTGAAGCAATGTGTGTATGCGGTACAGGCGGCGATAAGTCAAATAGCTTTAATATCTCTACAACAGTTTCTTTCGTAGTTGCAGCAGCAAATGTGAATGTACTTAAACATGGTAATAAAAGTATCACTTCCGCTTCAGGCAGCAGTGACTTACTTAATAAAATGGGAATTGCTGCAACGCTTGTCCCAAATGTAGAAGAAAAAATGAATCAGACAGGATTAGCTTTCTTAAATGCCACAGATACTTATCCTGTAATGAAACATATTCAACCAATTCGAAAAATGATGGATGGTCCAACCATTTTTAATATTTTAGGACCAATGATTCACCCTTACCAATTAGATTATCAAGTAGTAGGTGTCTATAACCCGGATTTCGTTAAAACGATGGCAGAGACATTATATGATTTGAAACGTAAACGTGCCATTGTGCTGCACGGGGCCAACGGTATGGATGAAGCAACATTATCAGGCGATAATCTCATTTATGAAGTTAATCAAGAAACAGGTGTAACATCTTATTATTTAAACGCAGAAGATGTCGGTTTGAAACCAGCAGAAAATGAAACACTTCGAGGCGGTACACCTGCTGAAAACTTAGAAATTACATTAGATATACTGACAGGCAAAGATCATTCCAGTAAACGTGATGTTGTTGTTTTGAATGCGGGTATTGCTTTATATGTATCTGAAAAAGCAGAGTCTATAAAAGAAGGTGTAGCGCTTGCACAACAACTTATAGATGACGGTAAAGCATTTGAACAATACAAGAAAACAGGAGGCCAAGTATATGACCATATTGGATGA
- a CDS encoding anthranilate synthase component II, producing the protein MILIIDNYDSFTYNLVNIAAGFTDVVVKYPDDPTVFDLNPDGIIISPGPGHPEDTEDLKNIINHYHELPILGICLGSQALTCYYGGKVIQGETVLHGKIDTMHQTKQTVLYENLPESFKIMRYHSLISDPKTFPEVLEITGETADCIQSFAHKQYPHYGIQYHPESFATEHGADIIQNFIHNVEKGAHRHDTHSKNSTTKQLNTAGH; encoded by the coding sequence ATGATTTTAATAATAGATAATTACGATTCATTCACTTATAACTTAGTAAATATCGCAGCAGGTTTTACAGATGTAGTTGTGAAATACCCGGATGATCCAACGGTATTTGATTTAAATCCAGATGGCATTATAATTTCACCGGGACCTGGGCATCCAGAAGATACTGAAGATTTAAAAAATATCATTAATCATTATCATGAATTACCAATCCTTGGTATTTGCTTAGGATCACAAGCACTGACTTGCTATTACGGTGGAAAAGTCATTCAGGGTGAAACAGTGCTGCACGGCAAAATTGATACTATGCATCAAACAAAACAAACAGTTTTATATGAAAACTTACCAGAATCATTTAAAATCATGCGATATCACAGTCTGATTAGTGACCCAAAAACATTTCCTGAAGTATTAGAAATCACAGGTGAAACTGCTGATTGTATTCAATCTTTTGCACATAAACAATATCCGCATTACGGAATTCAGTACCATCCAGAATCATTTGCTACAGAACATGGAGCCGATATTATTCAAAATTTCATTCATAATGTAGAGAAAGGGGCGCATCGCCATGACACTCATTCAAAAAATTCAACAACAAAACAACTTAACACAGCAGGACATTAA
- a CDS encoding anthranilate synthase component I, with protein sequence MEVVYDRLNADITPEALAQLRDKKIILESASQNKTKGRYSVVAFDIYGDVTLTEDKLTIRTPNQTITETEAPYEKLKDYVQEYYAEVEDEELKDLPFISGFIGSCSFDLVRHEFPVLKRREINSDPEQADVKLNMVENVYVFDHYKEYLYVISTNLFSKEHKGEVKQRVQNQVQALQDIVLYQPDTSFHASQKEIIPNIPDNQFIQTVSRFKQLITEGDMFQVVPSRIYRYKHEFGEKLQPLSYQLYRKLKRQNPSPYMYYLNIDNPIIVGSSPESFVKVKNNEVVTNPIAGTIKRGATNEEDEANAAQLLSDEKELSEHRMLVDLGRNDIHRVSQTGTSKIERLMEIEKYEHVMHIVSVVTGQLKEKTSPMDIIASLLPTGTVSGAPKLRAIERIYEVHPYKRGVYSGGVGYINCNHDLDFALAIRTMLIDDTYVNVEAGCGVVYDSVPEKELQETLLKAKSLLEVTP encoded by the coding sequence ATGGAAGTTGTATACGATAGATTGAATGCTGATATTACACCAGAAGCATTAGCACAATTAAGAGATAAGAAAATCATTTTAGAAAGTGCAAGTCAAAATAAAACGAAAGGGCGCTATTCAGTAGTTGCTTTTGATATATACGGTGACGTAACACTTACTGAGGATAAACTGACAATACGCACGCCAAATCAAACAATTACAGAAACTGAAGCGCCTTATGAAAAATTAAAAGATTACGTCCAAGAATATTATGCTGAAGTAGAAGATGAAGAATTAAAAGATTTGCCTTTCATTTCAGGTTTTATTGGTTCTTGCAGCTTCGACTTAGTCAGACACGAGTTTCCAGTATTAAAACGACGTGAAATCAATTCAGACCCAGAGCAAGCTGATGTGAAATTAAACATGGTTGAGAATGTATATGTATTTGATCATTACAAAGAGTATCTCTATGTAATCTCTACTAACTTATTCTCTAAAGAACATAAAGGTGAAGTAAAACAGCGTGTACAAAACCAAGTACAAGCATTACAGGATATTGTATTGTATCAACCTGATACTTCATTCCATGCATCGCAGAAAGAAATAATTCCGAATATTCCTGATAATCAGTTTATTCAGACAGTTTCTCGATTTAAACAGCTTATTACTGAAGGAGATATGTTCCAAGTCGTACCATCTAGAATATATCGTTATAAGCATGAATTCGGAGAGAAGTTGCAGCCCTTATCATATCAACTTTATCGCAAATTGAAACGACAAAATCCTAGTCCGTATATGTATTATTTAAATATTGATAATCCAATTATTGTAGGTAGTTCACCAGAAAGCTTTGTCAAAGTAAAAAATAATGAAGTTGTTACAAATCCAATCGCTGGAACGATTAAACGTGGTGCTACTAACGAAGAAGATGAAGCAAATGCAGCGCAACTATTAAGTGATGAAAAAGAATTAAGCGAACATCGTATGTTAGTCGACTTAGGACGTAATGACATTCATAGAGTAAGCCAAACAGGCACATCAAAAATTGAAAGATTGATGGAAATTGAAAAATATGAACATGTCATGCATATCGTAAGTGTAGTTACAGGTCAGTTAAAAGAAAAGACTTCACCAATGGATATCATCGCAAGCTTATTGCCAACAGGAACAGTATCAGGAGCACCTAAGTTAAGAGCAATCGAACGTATTTATGAAGTGCATCCATATAAAAGAGGCGTTTATAGCGGAGGTGTTGGTTACATTAACTGTAATCACGATTTAGATTTTGCATTAGCTATTCGTACAATGCTGATTGATGACACATACGTCAATGTGGAAGCAGGCTGCGGTGTGGTATATGACTCAGTTCCAGAAAAAGAACTACAAGAAACATTGTTGAAAGCCAAAAGTTTATTGGAGGTTACACCATGA